The window CTCCATGCTCCTCGCCGTCGCCGTCACGGCCACCTCGACCGCCGTCTGTGCCGTCGTCGTCCGCTCCCTCCTCACCCGCCGCTGACTCAACGGCTCCACCTGTGCTCAGCCTGCCCACGCTGTCTAGCCCCCTGGACGGCGTGGGTGGCGGGCGCGAAGACCTGATCCCTGGCAGGAGGAACCCGCACATGCAACCCCCGGCTCCCCTCGGAGCCATCCGCCACCTGGCCTCCCTCGCCCGATACGGCGACCTCGGCGCCTACGCCCGCCAGGTCCAGCGCCTCGGCGGCTGCGAGCGGCCCGTACGGATGGAGGGCCACCGGCTCGACGTCCACGCCGCCACGGGTGAGGTCGTCCGGGAGATCACCGACAAGGACCTTCCGGCCGGACAACTCCTCATCCGCTGCAACAACCGTCGTGCTACCCGCTGTGCGGCCTGCGCCGAGATCTACCGCAAAGACACCTTCCACCTCGTCACCGCCGGACTCAGCGGCGGCAAAGGCATCGGCCCGGCCGTCGCTGAACACCCCCGCGTCTTCGCCACCTTCACCGCCCCCTCCTTCGGCCCTGTGCACAACCGCCCCGGCGGCGGCCGGTGCCGCTGCGGCCGACTCCACCCCGACGACGACCCGGCCCTCGGCACACCCCTGAACCCTGACCGCTACGACTACCGCGCCGCAGTCCTCTGGAACGCCCACGCGGGAGCTCTGTGGGCCCGCTTCACCACTTACCTCCGCCAGCAACTCGCCGCCCGTGCGGGCCTCACCCGCTCGGAGCTCCGCGACAGTCTCAAGGTCTCGTACGCCAAGGTTGCCGAGTACCAGCGACGCGGCGCCGTCCACTTCCACGCAGTGATCCGCCTCGACGGCCCGGAAGGTGCCGAGGACACCCCACCTGCCTGGGCGACGACCGAACTCCTCACGGATGCCATCCGCACGGCGGCTGGCCTCGCCGAAACCCCCGGCCCGGTCCTCGACGGACACACCCACGCCTTCCGCTTCGGCGTGCAGCTCGACATCCGCCCCATCCGCTCGGCGGACTTCAAGGGCACGACGGAGCTGACCAGCCGCGCCGTGGCGGGCTACATCGCCAAGTACGCCACCAAGGGCGCCGAAACGGCCACGGGCACCCTGGACCGGCCGATCCGCAATCCGATCACCGACCTGATCGGCGCCGAAGTCACCGACCATGCCCGACAGATGATCCTCACCTGCTGGCACCTTGGCGCCCGCCCGGAACTCGAAGACCTCCGCCTGCGCAAGTGGGCCCACATGCTCGGCTTCCGCGGGCACTTCTCCACCAAGTCCCGCGCCTACTCCGTCACCCTCGGCGCCCTCCGCCAGGAACGCGCCGACCACAACGAAGCCCTCACCCGCGCCCGCGCTGCGGAAGCAGGCCACCCGCTACCCGACCCGGACACGGTTCTCGTCCTCTCGCACTGGCGGTTCGCCGGCACTGGCCTCACCGATGCGGAAGCCCTCTTCGCGTCTTCACGTCCCACCTCCCTCGACGTACAAGGAGAACTCGACCGTGCGTGATGACGAACTGCTCACCGTCGTCGAGGTGATGGCCCGTCTGCGGCTCGGACGGTCCAAGGTGTACGACCTCATCCGTACGCGGCGGCTGCCCTCAGTCACCATCGGCCGGTGTCGGCGCATCCCTGCGTCCGCCCTGGGCGCCTTCATCGACGGACAGATGGAGCGTGCGGCCTGATGTCCAAGCGTCGAAGCCGCGGTGACGGCGGCCTGCACTGGGATGAGAAGCGGCAACGGTGGATCGCCACGGCGAACCTCGGCTTTGATCCGAGCGGCAAGCGGATCGTCAAGCGGGGGAGTGGCAAGACCAAGACTGAGGCTAAGGGGTCCTTTCAGAATGCTGGGTGCTTGCGGGCGAGGGTCATGCAGTGGGCGAGCTGGAGGAATGTCGTCTCGGGCTTCCCAGCGGGTCCGTAAGCGGCGGGGGCCGTGGAGCCAGGCGATGGCGGACTCGGCAACCCATCGCACCCGGCCCAGGCCCGAGCCGTGTGGCTGACCGCGCCGGGCGATCTTCGGAACGATGCCGCGCTCGCGCAGACGGCGGCGGTAGATGTCGTGGTCGTAGCCGCGGTCGGCATACAACGCCCCAGGCTTGCGCCGGGGCCGGCCCCGCTTGCCCCGCACCGGTGGCAGCCCGTCGACCAGCGGCAGGAGCTGGGTGACGTCGTTGCGGTGGCCGCCGGTCAGGGAGACCCGCAGCGGGGTGCCGTGCGCGTCGGTCAGCACGTGGTGCTTCGAGCCCGGCCGTGCACGGTCAACCGGGCTCGGACCGACTTTTGGGCTGCTTCGCCCCCGCTTGGCCTGCACGTGCGAGGCGTCAACGGTGACGCGGGAGAAGTCCAGGCGGTCCGCCGCCCGCAGCCGGTCCAGCAGCACGCGCTGGAGTTCTTCCCACACCCCGGCGCGCTGCCATTCGGCCAGCCGCCGCCAGCACGTAGGACCCGAACCGAACCCCAACTCCTGCGGCAGGTACTCCCATTGGATTCCGGTGTAGAGGACGAACAGCACACCCTGCAGCGTCTTGCGGTCATCGATCCGCTTGCGCCCCGGGTGCCGGAACCGCCGTTCATGCTTCGGCAGCAGCGGCTCGACCACCGCCCACAGCTCGTCACCGACCTCCCACGGCTTCCGCCGCGCCATGGTCACACCCCACAAATGACGGGATCACATACATCTCCACCGTGCCACAAAAGGATCATTCTGCAAGGACCCCTAAGAGCAAGCTCAAGGAGGTGTTGCGGGACCACGAAGACGGCCTCGCGATCGCGCCCACCAACTACACGGTCAAGGACGCCGTGACGGACTGGCTCATGTACGGCCTGGTGGACGTCGACCCCAGCACGGTCGAGACCTGCACGCTACTGAGCCAGAAGCACGTCATCCCGTCACTCGGGGCCCGCAAGCTCCGTGACCTCAGCGCGGAGGACGTAGACCGCTGGCTTGCCGCCAAGGCGAAGATGCTCAGCACGCGCACCCTCCAGTCACTCCACTCGTGCCTGAACCGAGCGGTCAAGCGAGCCATGGCGCGGGACAAGGTGAAGCGCAACGTCGTCGAACTGTGCTCGGTGCCCCAGGGGCAGACTGGGCGTCCGTCCAAGGCGCTCACGTTCGCTCAGGCTGAGGCCGTACTCAAGGGCGCGGAGGGGACCTCGATGCACGCGTACATCGTCCTCGCCCTCCTGACGGGTGCGCGTACCGAGGAACTGCGGGCCCTCACCTGGGATCACGTCTTCCTGAAAGGACGCCCCGACCTCGACCCGCCGCAGCCTCCGCACATCGCCGTGTGGCGCTCGGTCCGGCGGACCGGGGACACCAAGACCCGGAAGTCCCGGCGCACGCTCGCCCTGCCGGCGCGCTGCGTCGATGCCCTCTGGCAGCAATTCGAAGATCAGGGCTGGGACCGGCTCGCCGCTGACGAGAAGTGGGAGGAACACGGACTCGTCTTCTCCTCGGCTGTCGGCAAGCCGCTCGACGCGGCCAACGTCCGCCGTGCCTTCCGCCAGGCGCTCAAGGGCATCGACGGGGTCAACGCTGACGAGTGGACGCCTCGGGAGCTCCGGCACAGCTTCGTGTCACTGCTCTCCGACCGGGGCGTCCCGCTGGAAGAGATCTCGCGACTCGTCGGCCACTCCGGCACCGCCGTCACCGAGGAGGTCTACAGGAAGCAGATCCGGCCAGTGATCCAGACAGGGGCCGTGGTCATGGACGGCATCTTCGGCGCACCTCCGGGACGATAGACAAGGCGCTACGGGCCACCGACACCGGAATTCGGAGCGATGATCCCTGTGTTGCCTTCAGCTCGGATGACACCCAGACACTCCCGATGTCACGGCGGGGTAAAGAATTCGCGGACTGGAGACGGAAGTCGTACACACGACCGGGTGAACTGGGGGCTGCAGGGTGCCCGACAGGATCCCTCTGGGGCTCCAACGAAATCGGAAAACGTGCAGGTCATATGGCGTTTTGCCCGCCGTGGCGTGCCTGCAGTCTTTGCTGTTGAGGGCAGTGGCGCCGATGCCCATACCGGGGTCAAGCTCTACGACATCGCCAGCGCCGACATGGTGCTGCTTGAACGAAAGGCCCGTTTCCCGGTGTCCATCGACATCAACAAACTCGTTCCCCGCGAACACTCTGAGGTGACGCGTGCATTCGCAGCACGAGGAGGCCTGAGCTATCCGGCCTTCTGCGCGAGGCAGGCACTCGCACCGAGCCCAGATGAGTGGGGTCTGCTTCACTGCACCGCGGGTCCTGAGCAGACGCGTGTGACGCTGGCGACGAGCGACATGAGCTATCACCGTCTGCTGATCCGGGCAGTCAACGGACCGCGGCACCCTGCCGATACCTCTCTCCCGTCGTCCTGGTCCAGCCGTTACGGATATGGGAGGTACGGCTGGCCGGACGACTGGGATCCTGACTCGCCTGGCGATCCCATTCCGTGGGTGTCGTGCGAGGAAGGCGGCAGGCAGCAAGTGGGCCGTGCCCATGCGTTCCTCTTCAGCCACATGGGCCCTCAAGTTGTTGAGGTTTCCTTCCTGGAGACGCCTAGAGGGAGCCGCTGGTCCGTGTTGAACGTTGACAGGTTCTCTCTACCTGCTGGATACGGAGATTTGTTCGTCATTGATCCAGACCAGGCCAGGATCGACTGGATAGCCGCACGGGGTGTCGCCGTCTATCCGGGATGGCCGACACGCAAACTCCCCCGGTTCGTCGATGCTGATGACGCGGGCGACCAGGCCTCCCGCCTCTGGCGAGATGGTGGGCAGCCCTTCCGGTGGTACGGCCCTGCCGAGACTCTGTTCTCTGGCCACATCGATCATGCGGATCGGGGGATGTGATCTTGTCTGAGAAGGGGGTCAAAGCGACCGATCGCAGCCGAACCCTCGAGAGGCTGCGAGATGTCTGCACCGTAGTGGCAAGAACTTTGCAGGCGGTCTACTACGCGGTGCGGCTATGGGAGTAGGCAGACTCTGACGGCTTGCGGACGCTGTGGCTGGCCCGGGGTGCTCAGCGGCAGCGGTGCGGGACGGTACTTCCTGTAGTCACGCAGTTAGATACGCAGTGACGTCAGAGGGCCCTTACCGATTCGGTAAGGGCCCTCTGACCTGCTATCCAGCTGTCGGGGTGGCGGGATTTGAACCCACGACCTCTTCGTCCCGAATTAGGCTCTGGGAGAATGTCCGCCTGCGCTCTAGGTCAAAGGTGCAGGTCAGGGTGTTGGAGGGCATCGGTCTCCGTTGGGCGCCTTAGGGATCCCGACGCATGATCATCTCCAGTATTTCTCCACGGCGGCACGGCTGCGGCGTAGGCGCGCTGCGTCTGCCATCCGCGGCGCCACCCTGCATCGCGGCTGATGGCCATCGGGTGACGAGGGCCGAGATCTACGCATTACGAGTTGTTCGATCTAGGTCCCTACCTGAGGATTAATGCGTGATGTCGCCGGGGCTTATGGCGATGCCGGTGCCGGTGAGGCAGCCGGTGATGATGGTGGGCCGGTACTGGATCTGGCGTAGGCCCCGGCGGACTGCTGTGACCAGGTGCGCGTAATCGGCGAAGGCGATGTTGGCCAGGCTGGTGCGCCGCAGGCTGGACCAGATCCCCTCCACGGGGTTGAGGTCCGGTGCGTAGGCCGGCAACTGGAACACCGTGAGCCAGTCCCGAGCCGTGATCCAGGCGCGCATCGCGCGACTGAGGTGCAGGCCGACGTTGTCCCAGACCAGCACAATCGGTCCGCCGAGCTGGGTGCGGGCGGCGGTGAGCAGGTCACGTAAGTCCTTCCAGGAGAAGCCCTTGCGGCCGTCGGCCCGCCGGTCACCGGTGTGCCGGAAGACCAACCGCGGCCGCTCGCCGGGCTTGTTGCAGCACAGAGCGGCTACCGACAGGTGGCGTCTGCTGCCGCCGTTGACCCGGATCACCGGGGTGACGCCTCTGCGGGACCAGGTACGGGCGGTATGCGGCGTCATCGAGAACCCGGCCTCGTCGGCGAAGACGGTCCAGGCGCCGAGCGCCGCCGCGGTGGTTCCACGGCCGGCCAGGTCTCCTTCCCCCACGTCGCGACCGCCCTGTCGTCGCGCTGCACGCCCTGCGAGCCGGGACCTGGGGCGACCAGCCGTGCCGGTGCAGCAACAGGCACACCCCCGGCCCGGTGCAGCTCTTGGGGAACATCCGCCCGATCAGCGTCCGGATCCGCGCGAGCGTCCAGCGCTCGTCAGGCCAGCCGTGCGCCGCCGCCCCCAACGCCAGCGCCGCCTCCAGCTTCACGAACAGCTCGTCGCTGAGCCTGGGCAGGGACGCCGGCCCCTTCGAGACCAGTCCCGCCTCACCCCGCTCGGCCCACTCGCGCCGCCAGCGCTGCACCGAGCGCACATGCACCCGCAGCACCTTCGCCACCTCGGCGTTATCGCTGCCCGCCGCGAACATCTCGCCCGCATCCAGACGGATCTGCTCGCGAAACGCCCTCCGCTCGGCAGTCAGCCCGCCACCCTGCGCGTACCTCATGACCGTGGTGTACCGCGACGATCACGACCTGTCAGCAGCCCACGACATCACGCATTACAAGTCAGGTAGGCGTCCCCAGAGGGCGCGCATAGCTGGTCAGGGGGTTGGTCGGACTTCGTCGGAAACCAGCGGACTTCCCCGGAACGTGCGGTGAATCCCGAAGCAAATCGGGCGGTCGCCGTAGGTGGGGCTGCTGCAGGCGTGAACTGGGCGAATAGACCGGAACCATCCGTGATGGTCGGGCGTCGTCCGGTGCAGTTGCCGCACAGTTCGACACGCGTGCGCGACCGTCTTGGCCTGAGCCGATCAAGGCTCGTTTCTGCGGGGACCTCCGTTACTTCCGCGGACAACCGACGTGGCCAGTACTGCTCACCGCAGTCGCTTCTGGAGGGTTACTAGCCGTGCCGCAGATGAAATTCATCGACTGCGGTACAGGTCATGGTGGTTTCTGGCCGCCTCAGTTGACCACCTGACGGTGCGTCCGATAGCGTCGCCGATTGTGACGGTGCGTCAAAGTGACGCCCGTAAAGGGGGAGGAACCTGAGCATGTCCACGTCCTTGAAGCCGGTGACTACCGGCCTGCCCGCTGACCTTCGGGAGATCCGCAAGGGGGTCATGGCGAACGGCGTCATCGACTGCGAGAACCTGCTGGCCATCGTCAACGACCCCCAGGAGGTCGAGGACGCCACCAAGCGTGCTCAGAAGGCCGGACAGCCGATCGGCGGGTACGCTCGAACGCGCGCCGAGATCCAGCGGCTCTTGGGCACTGCGGGCAGTAAGAAGGCTAAGAACGTCGGCGAGTACGCCGACTACATCGCGGCTGGCCTGCGAGGGGACTACGACGAC is drawn from Streptomyces bottropensis ATCC 25435 and contains these coding sequences:
- a CDS encoding replication initiator; translated protein: MQPPAPLGAIRHLASLARYGDLGAYARQVQRLGGCERPVRMEGHRLDVHAATGEVVREITDKDLPAGQLLIRCNNRRATRCAACAEIYRKDTFHLVTAGLSGGKGIGPAVAEHPRVFATFTAPSFGPVHNRPGGGRCRCGRLHPDDDPALGTPLNPDRYDYRAAVLWNAHAGALWARFTTYLRQQLAARAGLTRSELRDSLKVSYAKVAEYQRRGAVHFHAVIRLDGPEGAEDTPPAWATTELLTDAIRTAAGLAETPGPVLDGHTHAFRFGVQLDIRPIRSADFKGTTELTSRAVAGYIAKYATKGAETATGTLDRPIRNPITDLIGAEVTDHARQMILTCWHLGARPELEDLRLRKWAHMLGFRGHFSTKSRAYSVTLGALRQERADHNEALTRARAAEAGHPLPDPDTVLVLSHWRFAGTGLTDAEALFASSRPTSLDVQGELDRA
- a CDS encoding helix-turn-helix domain-containing protein, which produces MRDDELLTVVEVMARLRLGRSKVYDLIRTRRLPSVTIGRCRRIPASALGAFIDGQMERAA
- a CDS encoding site-specific integrase, which gives rise to MPQKDHSARTPKSKLKEVLRDHEDGLAIAPTNYTVKDAVTDWLMYGLVDVDPSTVETCTLLSQKHVIPSLGARKLRDLSAEDVDRWLAAKAKMLSTRTLQSLHSCLNRAVKRAMARDKVKRNVVELCSVPQGQTGRPSKALTFAQAEAVLKGAEGTSMHAYIVLALLTGARTEELRALTWDHVFLKGRPDLDPPQPPHIAVWRSVRRTGDTKTRKSRRTLALPARCVDALWQQFEDQGWDRLAADEKWEEHGLVFSSAVGKPLDAANVRRAFRQALKGIDGVNADEWTPRELRHSFVSLLSDRGVPLEEISRLVGHSGTAVTEEVYRKQIRPVIQTGAVVMDGIFGAPPGR
- a CDS encoding IS630 family transposase (programmed frameshift), which translates into the protein MRYAQGGGLTAERRAFREQIRLDAGEMFAAGSDNAEVAKVLRVHVRSVQRWRREWAERGEAGLVSKGPASLPRLSDELFVKLEAALALGAAAHGWPDERWTLARIRTLIGRMFPKSCTGPGVCLLLHRHGWSPQVPARRACSRRQGGRDVGEGDLAGRGTTAAALGAWTVFADEAGFSMTPHTARTWSRRGVTPVIRVNGGSRRHLSVAALCCNKPGERPRLVFRHTGDRRADGRKGFSWKDLRDLLTAARTQLGGPIVLVWDNVGLHLSRAMRAWITARDWLTVFQLPAYAPDLNPVEGIWSSLRRTSLANIAFADYAHLVTAVRRGLRQIQYRPTIITGCLTGTGIAISPGDITH